Proteins from a genomic interval of Flammeovirgaceae bacterium SG7u.111:
- a CDS encoding 7TM diverse intracellular signaling domain-containing protein — protein sequence MYYLLIIACLSQFVMVGVVSEAKQIVNVDDIQVALEVGKFVEVYTDTSRKLSIQEIISHPAGDFFTPHSKKIINRTASLSDLWLRLTYSNNTSDDMWLEVGDPFSVWELACYIMPPGEKTLQPQYAMGALLPSDNKLFPSNYYCIPLPKTQGNLPTTVYIKISGDFPMTLRPQLIRESFLHIKSHEELAIFYLFLGIVLAMLSYNFFLFISTRDKTYLAYVFYVFCTLIIVCFTQGHNIFYFPFFYKKLIVFTAPQYLAMTLFLNCYFDLRKNAKPLFNFIWTLSLVFIIILPLINLLDLMNYAKLLNLFQLISPFYYLVNISIGIYFLLKKYFGAIYYVVGWSILFLSMALHFLLINGLLEYTFFTSNIAYMGFSIEVLIFGFALGSKISKLKDENLKVQQVNNSILSEQNIKLDKMVRQKTKELDDALYESKELNEELQVMNEELQTSNEELFAKNTLIFNKQSKLEQVIKNLKETQTKLIQSEKMASLGILTAGVAHEINNPLNFIKGAYIGLKTYFENHFTHEPNNKIDKLLNYLNIGIERTVTIVQSLNEFSSSNEKREENIDIEHILNNCLTILGYRAKGEIRIEKHFNHNPKTQINGNKGELHQVFVNIITNSIQAIDKQGVIRISTYDSDSFIVIEISDTGCGISKENLLKVTDPFYTTKAPGVGTGLGMSISYNIIKEHGGNLTFSSELGKGTTVKVTLPFD from the coding sequence ATGTATTACCTATTAATAATAGCTTGTTTGTCTCAATTTGTAATGGTGGGTGTTGTATCCGAAGCCAAACAAATAGTCAATGTAGATGATATACAAGTAGCCTTGGAGGTTGGGAAGTTTGTCGAGGTTTATACCGATACTAGCAGAAAGCTATCAATACAAGAAATAATCAGCCATCCAGCTGGGGACTTTTTCACACCCCATTCTAAAAAAATCATCAATAGAACTGCATCACTATCTGACCTATGGTTGAGGCTTACTTATAGCAACAACACTTCCGACGATATGTGGCTAGAGGTAGGCGACCCTTTTTCTGTTTGGGAACTCGCCTGTTATATAATGCCTCCAGGTGAAAAAACTTTGCAACCCCAGTATGCCATGGGAGCTTTGTTGCCCTCTGATAATAAGTTGTTCCCTTCAAATTATTATTGTATCCCCCTCCCAAAAACACAGGGCAACCTTCCAACAACAGTTTATATTAAAATTTCTGGTGATTTTCCAATGACCTTGCGCCCTCAATTGATCAGGGAAAGCTTTTTACACATAAAGAGCCACGAAGAATTAGCTATTTTTTATCTTTTTTTAGGAATTGTTTTAGCTATGCTCTCGTACAATTTTTTTCTGTTCATTTCGACGAGAGATAAAACATATTTAGCTTATGTTTTTTATGTGTTCTGTACATTGATAATCGTATGTTTCACACAAGGCCACAATATATTTTACTTTCCTTTTTTTTATAAAAAATTAATAGTCTTTACTGCTCCGCAATACTTGGCGATGACCTTGTTTTTAAATTGTTATTTTGACCTGAGGAAAAATGCAAAACCATTATTCAATTTTATTTGGACATTATCACTAGTATTCATTATAATCCTACCTCTCATTAACCTACTTGACTTAATGAATTATGCGAAGCTGCTAAATCTATTCCAGTTAATTTCACCATTTTACTATCTGGTCAACATCTCTATAGGTATCTATTTTCTGTTAAAAAAATATTTTGGGGCTATTTATTATGTTGTAGGCTGGTCAATTTTATTTCTGTCAATGGCTCTTCATTTCCTGTTGATTAATGGCCTTTTGGAATATACTTTTTTCACAAGCAATATCGCCTACATGGGGTTTAGTATAGAGGTTTTAATCTTTGGCTTTGCTTTGGGTAGTAAAATAAGCAAGCTAAAAGATGAAAACCTCAAAGTCCAACAAGTGAATAATTCAATCCTTAGCGAGCAAAATATAAAACTAGACAAAATGGTTCGGCAAAAAACCAAAGAGTTGGACGATGCTTTATACGAGTCAAAAGAATTGAATGAAGAATTACAAGTGATGAATGAAGAATTACAAACCTCAAATGAAGAATTGTTTGCTAAGAATACGCTGATTTTTAATAAACAATCTAAACTAGAACAGGTGATAAAAAACCTTAAAGAGACTCAAACAAAATTAATCCAATCTGAAAAAATGGCTTCCTTAGGTATTTTGACTGCGGGAGTAGCACATGAAATAAATAACCCATTGAACTTTATAAAGGGGGCGTATATAGGTCTCAAAACTTATTTTGAAAACCATTTCACTCATGAACCAAACAACAAAATAGATAAGTTGCTAAATTATTTGAATATAGGGATAGAACGTACTGTTACTATCGTGCAAAGCTTAAACGAGTTTAGTAGTAGCAATGAAAAAAGAGAGGAAAATATCGATATCGAACATATACTCAATAATTGCCTTACGATTTTAGGGTACAGAGCAAAGGGGGAAATACGCATTGAAAAGCACTTTAATCACAATCCAAAGACCCAAATTAATGGGAATAAAGGAGAGCTTCACCAGGTCTTTGTAAATATCATTACCAACTCCATACAAGCAATTGATAAACAAGGAGTAATCCGCATATCTACCTATGATTCAGATAGCTTTATTGTGATTGAAATAAGTGATACTGGATGTGGGATTAGTAAAGAAAATCTTCTTAAAGTAACCGACCCTTTTTATACTACCAAAGCCCCGGGTGTGGGAACTGGTTTAGGCATGTCCATCTCCTATAATATCATTAAGGAACACGGGGGCAACTTAACGTTCTCCTCGGAACTTGGCAAAGGAACTACAGTAAAAGTAACATTGCCTTTTGACTAA
- the katG gene encoding catalase/peroxidase HPI yields MENKTDNGTTAFNTNDSTAKCPFHGGSIQQSAGGGTRNQDWWPNQLNLGILRQHSSLSDPMGEGFDYAEEFKKLDLGALKKDLFDLMTDSQDWWPADYGHYGPFFIRMAWHSAGTYRIQDGRGGGGSGTQRFAPLNSWPDNANLDKARLLLWPIKQKYGKKISWADLMILAGNCALESMGFKTFGFGGGRADVWEPEEDIYWGSEGEWLGDKERYSGDRELENPLGASHMGLIYVNPEGPGGKPDPIGAAHDIRETFGRMAMNDEETVALIAGGHTFGKTHGAADPVKYVEAEPAGASIEEQSLGWKNNYGTGAGADTITSGLEGAWTTTPTQWNNNFFENLFGYDWELTKSPAGAHQWQPKGGAGAGLVPDAHDPSKKHAPFMLTTDLALKEDPVYEKISRRFYENPDEFADAFAKAWFKLTHRDMGPLALYLGPEVPKEELSWQDPIPTVKHELINDQDIAALKAKVLASGLSISELVSTAWASASTFRGSDKRGGANGARIRFAPQKDWEVNNPSQLAKVLKTLEGIKSDFGKEVSMADLIVLAGCAGIEKAAKDAGVNITVPFTPGRADALDEQTDVESFGALEPAADGFRNYFAPKHRASAEEMLLDKSQLMTLTAPEMTVLLGGLRVININFDQSSHGVFTKQPGKLTNDFFMNLLDMGTTWRATSDAQDVFEGRDRKTGAVKWTGTRVDLIFGSNSELRAIAEVYACSDSQDKFIADFVAVWDKVMNLDRFDLK; encoded by the coding sequence ATGGAAAACAAAACAGATAATGGTACGACAGCATTTAATACCAATGACAGCACAGCAAAGTGTCCTTTCCACGGTGGTAGTATCCAGCAAAGTGCCGGTGGTGGTACAAGAAACCAAGATTGGTGGCCCAACCAATTGAACTTGGGCATCCTCCGTCAGCATTCCTCTCTGTCCGACCCTATGGGCGAAGGTTTTGATTATGCAGAAGAGTTTAAGAAGCTAGATTTAGGTGCATTAAAGAAAGATTTATTTGACCTGATGACCGATTCGCAAGATTGGTGGCCTGCCGATTATGGACACTATGGCCCTTTCTTTATACGAATGGCTTGGCACAGTGCAGGGACTTACCGAATTCAAGATGGCCGCGGAGGAGGAGGTTCTGGCACGCAGCGTTTTGCTCCGCTAAATAGCTGGCCTGACAATGCAAATCTCGACAAAGCCCGTTTGTTGCTCTGGCCTATCAAGCAAAAATATGGGAAGAAAATATCTTGGGCAGATTTGATGATCCTAGCCGGAAACTGTGCGCTCGAATCTATGGGTTTTAAAACCTTTGGCTTCGGTGGTGGCCGTGCCGATGTATGGGAGCCTGAAGAAGATATTTATTGGGGTTCGGAAGGAGAGTGGTTAGGAGATAAGGAAAGGTACAGCGGAGATAGAGAATTAGAGAACCCGTTAGGGGCTTCTCATATGGGGTTGATCTATGTAAACCCTGAAGGACCAGGAGGGAAACCCGATCCGATAGGGGCAGCTCATGATATCCGTGAGACTTTTGGGCGAATGGCCATGAACGATGAAGAAACTGTTGCGCTAATAGCCGGAGGGCATACTTTTGGTAAAACACACGGCGCTGCCGACCCAGTTAAATATGTAGAGGCAGAGCCTGCCGGCGCAAGTATTGAAGAGCAAAGCCTTGGCTGGAAAAACAACTATGGTACAGGGGCAGGGGCAGATACTATTACCTCTGGCTTGGAAGGTGCTTGGACTACCACGCCTACCCAATGGAACAACAATTTCTTTGAGAACCTCTTTGGCTATGATTGGGAATTGACCAAAAGCCCAGCAGGCGCACACCAGTGGCAGCCGAAGGGTGGGGCAGGTGCAGGATTAGTGCCCGATGCGCACGATCCTTCTAAAAAGCATGCTCCTTTTATGCTCACCACAGATTTGGCATTGAAAGAAGACCCTGTTTACGAGAAAATATCGAGGCGTTTCTATGAAAATCCCGATGAGTTTGCCGATGCTTTCGCAAAAGCATGGTTCAAACTGACCCACAGAGATATGGGACCGCTTGCTCTCTACCTAGGGCCAGAAGTGCCTAAAGAAGAGTTGAGCTGGCAAGACCCTATCCCTACCGTTAAGCATGAATTGATCAACGATCAGGATATTGCTGCACTAAAAGCAAAAGTACTTGCTTCAGGTTTGTCAATTTCCGAATTGGTTTCTACCGCTTGGGCTTCGGCTTCTACCTTCCGTGGTTCTGATAAGCGTGGCGGGGCAAATGGTGCTCGTATTCGCTTCGCTCCGCAAAAAGACTGGGAAGTGAACAACCCAAGCCAATTGGCAAAAGTGCTGAAGACATTGGAAGGCATCAAAAGTGACTTTGGGAAAGAAGTTTCTATGGCTGACCTAATTGTATTGGCAGGATGTGCTGGTATAGAGAAAGCAGCAAAAGATGCAGGTGTTAATATTACCGTGCCGTTTACGCCGGGTAGGGCAGATGCACTGGACGAACAAACCGATGTAGAATCATTTGGTGCGCTAGAGCCGGCTGCCGATGGCTTCCGCAATTACTTTGCGCCTAAGCACCGAGCTTCGGCAGAGGAAATGTTGTTGGATAAATCGCAGCTGATGACGCTTACCGCTCCCGAAATGACGGTGTTGCTCGGAGGCTTACGTGTGATCAACATCAACTTTGATCAATCTTCACACGGGGTGTTCACCAAGCAGCCTGGCAAGCTTACCAACGATTTCTTCATGAACTTGCTCGATATGGGAACAACTTGGAGGGCGACTTCCGACGCACAGGATGTGTTTGAGGGGAGAGACCGCAAGACGGGCGCAGTAAAATGGACAGGAACGAGAGTTGACCTCATTTTCGGTTCTAACTCAGAGCTTCGTGCCATAGCCGAAGTCTATGCCTGCTCCGACTCACAAGACAAGTTTATCGCAGACTTTGTAGCCGTTTGGGACAAAGTAATGAACCTAGATCGCTTCGATCTGAAATAA
- a CDS encoding WYL domain-containing protein, giving the protein MAQNKYAFARYKIIDRELSRKDYVKTADLVDICLKECEMGITVRSIQKDIQDMQTDSFLGYYAPIEYDKSKKAYFYADSKYSITGFGLKEEEINTLQIFAGKLNLYKNYPIFKDFSTAIEKVLQAVQIRKSLKNVEQRQYIQTQNIPMCLGTEFIPNIVTALEEQKIIEFEYQKYGDNNIKKRILYPYLLKEDSNRWYIIGKLKGKKQLTTFAIDDRIKSLYITSEYFSPDKIDFDEYFKYSFGISVFDEPVTEVILSFDAHQGFYIKSLPLHSTQKVLVDNNEELRISIQVKPSYEFYSKILSYGKAVKVVSPNKLQEEIKVHIDALSKIY; this is encoded by the coding sequence ATGGCACAAAATAAATATGCTTTTGCCCGCTATAAAATTATTGATAGAGAATTATCTCGTAAAGATTATGTAAAAACTGCTGATTTGGTTGATATCTGCCTGAAAGAATGTGAGATGGGTATAACAGTCAGAAGTATTCAAAAAGATATTCAAGATATGCAAACTGATTCCTTTTTAGGATACTATGCACCTATAGAATATGATAAAAGTAAGAAAGCATACTTTTACGCTGATTCAAAATATTCCATTACTGGCTTTGGTCTTAAAGAAGAAGAAATAAATACATTGCAAATTTTTGCGGGAAAACTCAATTTATACAAAAACTATCCTATTTTTAAAGACTTTTCAACTGCAATTGAAAAAGTATTGCAAGCTGTTCAAATAAGAAAGAGCTTAAAAAATGTAGAGCAACGACAATATATTCAAACGCAAAATATTCCAATGTGTTTGGGTACAGAATTTATACCTAATATTGTTACTGCGCTTGAAGAACAAAAAATTATAGAATTTGAATATCAAAAATACGGAGATAATAATATCAAAAAGAGGATATTATATCCATATCTATTAAAGGAAGATAGCAATAGGTGGTATATAATTGGCAAGTTAAAAGGTAAGAAGCAATTAACTACTTTTGCTATAGATGATCGCATCAAATCTTTATACATAACTAGTGAGTATTTTTCACCTGATAAAATTGATTTTGATGAATATTTTAAATATTCATTTGGCATTTCTGTTTTTGATGAGCCTGTAACTGAAGTGATTTTATCTTTTGATGCACATCAAGGATTCTATATTAAATCATTACCACTTCATTCCACACAAAAGGTATTAGTTGATAATAACGAGGAGCTTAGAATCTCAATTCAAGTAAAGCCATCCTATGAGTTTTATTCAAAGATTTTAAGTTATGGGAAAGCTGTGAAAGTGGTATCTCCTAATAAACTTCAAGAGGAAATTAAAGTACATATTGATGCTTTAAGTAAAATTTATTAA
- a CDS encoding calcium/sodium antiporter, with amino-acid sequence MIIPVLLVVAGFVSLIFGANWLVDGASALAKKYGVPDLVIGLTIVAFGTSAPELVVNSIASVKGYSDIVLGNIIGSNNFNLFIILGLSGLILPIKVQTSTAWREIPISVFISVLLLFLLNDFIFSGHTYSSRIDGLIMLILFGFFLYYVFKQMKSDPQTATALDIQKPAAKIWGLIIVGLISLVLGGQLVVVNGVGIANVLGVSEKIIGLTIIAAGTSLPELVTSIVAATKKNSDIAIGNVIGSNIFNILLILSISSIISPIEYNPKFNLDLYILIGGTIFLLTSMLTGQKKKLDRWEAGVLFGFYIVYTIYLVMKEI; translated from the coding sequence ATGATAATTCCTGTCTTATTGGTTGTTGCAGGATTTGTTTCCTTGATTTTTGGGGCAAATTGGCTTGTTGATGGAGCTTCGGCATTAGCAAAAAAATATGGAGTGCCTGACTTAGTTATTGGATTGACTATTGTTGCGTTTGGGACTTCAGCTCCTGAGTTAGTTGTAAATAGTATTGCTTCTGTAAAAGGCTACTCTGATATTGTACTTGGAAATATTATTGGTAGTAACAATTTTAATTTATTTATTATTCTTGGTTTATCAGGATTGATTTTACCGATTAAAGTTCAAACGTCAACCGCATGGCGGGAAATACCAATTTCAGTTTTTATTTCTGTGTTATTGTTGTTCTTGCTTAATGATTTTATATTCTCAGGACATACTTATTCTAGTCGTATTGACGGATTGATTATGTTGATCTTGTTTGGCTTTTTCTTGTATTATGTTTTCAAACAAATGAAAAGCGACCCACAAACTGCTACAGCCTTAGATATTCAAAAACCTGCAGCAAAAATTTGGGGATTAATAATAGTTGGGTTAATAAGCTTGGTATTGGGCGGTCAACTTGTAGTTGTTAATGGTGTTGGTATTGCAAACGTATTAGGAGTTAGTGAGAAAATAATCGGATTGACCATCATTGCCGCTGGGACTTCCCTACCTGAATTAGTTACTTCAATTGTGGCAGCAACGAAAAAGAACAGTGATATTGCGATTGGGAATGTTATTGGGTCAAATATTTTTAATATCCTATTGATATTGTCAATTAGTAGCATTATCAGCCCAATTGAGTATAATCCTAAATTTAACCTTGACTTGTATATTCTAATTGGAGGGACTATTTTTCTGCTTACTTCAATGCTGACTGGACAAAAGAAGAAATTGGACAGGTGGGAAGCAGGAGTTTTATTCGGGTTTTATATTGTCTATACAATATACTTAGTAATGAAAGAAATATAA
- a CDS encoding Dabb family protein — translation MNNIKTGFLLVIVLLSQICLAQTSIDLMLYRKDFKSISGNNTVSVTSYVKDGTHFVYAGGVGNVDVYSLNEEGILTPISNHELHMQKGPARGMVADNINGTDFLFVANKHGNVIETFKILSNGSLERVHLVEDTDETHLGTAITLQVIHMEKASYLFIGGLEETPGLSSFKIHDDGKLAHIQSMKDNEKIHTDGIIGMYTHVIDGKTFLYTGGFQDNGVSSFRVYESGKFKNINNISDNTTDRYLTGAYPVTGVTLGDNKYVIVGHRHHKYYKRSGFIKNTNFTYHGDGVSVFKINNKGALVPHFVLKDDETTKLQGQTRIEVVSTNNNGAVLAVGTRDDESIQLLKLNEEGILSPINYLETGFSIYYGLRSHKIGDDNFLIAGSFRFDLKKIATYKVSPNIDRSGKVLRHIVNLKYKKEATQEQIDEAVKIFLDLKKEISEIADIEWGINDSTEGASKGFTHTFTLTFNDAHGREIYLFHKAHLDLVEKVGPIIGDVLVMDYWTADD, via the coding sequence ATGAACAATATAAAGACAGGGTTCCTTCTTGTAATAGTACTTCTATCCCAGATATGTTTGGCACAAACCTCCATCGATTTGATGCTCTACAGAAAAGACTTCAAAAGCATATCTGGAAACAACACCGTATCTGTCACAAGCTATGTAAAAGACGGCACTCACTTCGTATATGCAGGTGGCGTGGGCAATGTAGATGTGTATAGCCTAAACGAAGAAGGCATACTTACGCCCATTAGCAACCATGAGCTGCATATGCAAAAAGGTCCTGCGAGGGGAATGGTCGCTGACAACATCAACGGCACCGACTTTCTGTTTGTCGCCAACAAACACGGTAACGTAATCGAAACTTTCAAAATTTTAAGCAACGGATCTTTAGAGCGTGTTCATTTGGTGGAGGATACAGATGAAACTCATTTGGGAACAGCCATCACCTTGCAAGTGATCCATATGGAAAAAGCATCTTACCTGTTCATTGGCGGCCTAGAAGAAACACCGGGGCTAAGTAGTTTCAAAATACACGACGATGGAAAGCTAGCCCATATCCAATCGATGAAGGATAATGAAAAGATTCATACGGACGGTATCATTGGCATGTACACACATGTGATTGATGGCAAGACCTTTTTATACACTGGCGGATTTCAGGACAACGGCGTAAGCAGCTTTAGGGTCTATGAAAGCGGTAAGTTCAAAAACATCAACAACATCAGTGACAATACTACAGACAGGTATTTGACTGGAGCTTACCCCGTAACTGGCGTTACGTTGGGTGATAATAAGTATGTAATTGTTGGCCATAGGCATCATAAATATTACAAAAGAAGTGGCTTTATCAAAAACACAAATTTCACCTATCATGGTGATGGTGTAAGTGTATTTAAGATAAATAATAAAGGAGCATTGGTGCCGCACTTCGTGTTGAAAGATGATGAAACCACAAAGCTACAAGGGCAAACACGCATTGAAGTTGTATCAACTAACAACAATGGAGCTGTATTGGCAGTAGGCACAAGAGATGACGAAAGTATTCAATTGCTAAAGCTTAACGAAGAAGGTATTCTTAGCCCCATCAATTATCTGGAGACAGGCTTTTCCATTTATTATGGCTTAAGATCCCATAAAATAGGTGATGATAACTTCCTTATTGCAGGTTCGTTTAGGTTCGATTTGAAAAAGATAGCCACCTACAAGGTTTCACCCAACATAGATAGAAGCGGAAAAGTGCTGAGGCACATCGTAAACCTGAAATACAAAAAAGAGGCTACCCAAGAACAAATTGATGAGGCAGTTAAAATATTTTTAGACCTTAAGAAGGAAATTTCCGAAATTGCGGACATTGAATGGGGAATAAATGACAGTACCGAAGGAGCCAGCAAAGGTTTCACCCATACATTCACCCTGACTTTCAATGATGCGCATGGTAGGGAAATCTATCTATTCCATAAAGCGCATTTGGATTTGGTAGAGAAAGTAGGACCAATTATTGGCGATGTTTTAGTAATGGATTATTGGACGGCAGACGATTGA
- a CDS encoding DUF3606 domain-containing protein — protein sequence MSDNLNRKFPEDPTKININQKWELNYWSKKFGVSQIQLISAVNQVGYSVAKVKEYLGK from the coding sequence ATGAGTGATAATTTAAACAGAAAATTTCCAGAAGATCCAACTAAAATCAATATTAATCAAAAATGGGAACTGAATTATTGGTCAAAGAAGTTTGGTGTATCACAAATCCAACTTATAAGTGCAGTTAATCAAGTTGGCTATTCAGTAGCTAAAGTAAAGGAATATCTTGGGAAATAG
- a CDS encoding alpha/beta hydrolase, with translation MKLTFLTTLLALLTFTNFAQTTDTLYLWAGEVPGEKDEKHAAVQTDNTAKNVTRLTDVTNPILIAYEPEKQNDSGAAIIISPGGGYHILAIDLEGYEIAKWFNDLGYTAFVLQYRVPQKREGALNDIQRAIRLVRGNTDKYNLNPEKIGVLGFSAGGSLSARASTNFMKNTYPKIDEMDSLSCRPDFSMLIYPAYLDDGENRSLSPELTITEKTPPFFLFGTADDKYGNSNLVMATALRDNNIPVELHFLPKGGHGYGMRQGNIAAETWPALAEKWLDELLKNME, from the coding sequence ATGAAACTCACTTTTTTGACCACTTTGTTGGCACTTCTCACCTTTACAAACTTTGCACAAACTACCGACACTCTTTACCTCTGGGCTGGGGAAGTGCCTGGAGAGAAAGACGAAAAGCACGCCGCGGTTCAGACGGACAATACGGCAAAAAATGTCACTCGATTGACGGATGTTACCAATCCTATTTTGATCGCTTATGAACCAGAAAAGCAAAATGACTCGGGCGCTGCCATTATTATCTCCCCAGGTGGTGGATACCATATCTTAGCCATCGACCTTGAAGGGTATGAGATAGCCAAGTGGTTCAATGACCTTGGCTATACGGCTTTTGTGTTGCAGTATCGGGTGCCCCAAAAGCGAGAGGGGGCATTGAACGATATCCAACGAGCCATTAGGTTGGTGCGAGGGAATACAGATAAATACAATCTCAATCCTGAGAAGATTGGCGTGTTGGGTTTTTCAGCTGGAGGAAGTTTGAGCGCTAGAGCATCTACCAATTTCATGAAAAACACCTATCCAAAAATAGATGAAATGGATTCTCTCTCTTGCCGCCCTGATTTCTCTATGCTCATTTATCCTGCTTACCTAGATGACGGGGAAAACCGCAGCCTTAGCCCTGAGTTGACTATTACAGAAAAGACTCCTCCGTTCTTTCTGTTTGGCACTGCGGATGATAAGTATGGCAATAGCAACCTTGTGATGGCAACAGCCTTACGAGACAACAACATCCCTGTAGAATTACATTTCCTCCCCAAAGGTGGTCATGGGTACGGAATGCGGCAAGGGAATATTGCCGCAGAAACGTGGCCTGCCTTAGCCGAGAAATGGCTGGATGAATTGCTTAAAAATATGGAATAG
- a CDS encoding DHH family phosphoesterase has translation MNDYKQIEAEILAASHIVITSHKSADGDSIGSSLGLLYFIEKLGKKAVICHPDAAPSFLYWLDTSPILLMSEEPEKVTAAFEQTDLIFCLDYNTTDRVGPDMQALLESATCKKIMIDHHLHPQEFPTITVSDTSASSTSQLIVELIEQSGQGKLLDEKIGTPLYLGILTDTGSFRFSSVQPRTHEILAKLLAAGVQHHLVHEKLNDTNTASRLRLQGYAMSEKMEIMEDYQVAIISLSKEELAKYDYQKGDTDNLANNCLSIRGMKAAIVFSERDGIMKISFRSKGQENPVNVLASEHFNGGGHANAAGGMSESSVTETLDKIKSLIPEYFSAN, from the coding sequence ATGAACGACTACAAACAAATTGAAGCGGAGATACTTGCCGCTTCCCATATTGTCATTACCTCCCACAAATCTGCCGATGGGGATTCGATAGGCTCTTCACTGGGGCTCTTGTATTTTATAGAAAAGCTTGGTAAAAAAGCAGTGATTTGCCATCCAGATGCAGCCCCTAGCTTTTTATACTGGTTGGACACCTCTCCTATTTTGCTCATGAGCGAGGAGCCCGAAAAAGTAACCGCAGCTTTTGAACAAACTGACTTGATCTTTTGCCTAGATTACAACACAACCGACCGTGTAGGCCCTGACATGCAAGCCTTATTGGAGTCGGCTACTTGCAAAAAGATCATGATAGACCACCATCTGCATCCGCAAGAATTCCCTACGATCACCGTTTCCGATACCTCCGCTTCGTCTACCTCACAGCTGATAGTAGAACTGATAGAACAATCGGGACAAGGAAAGTTGCTCGATGAAAAAATAGGTACTCCACTCTACCTCGGCATCTTGACCGATACGGGAAGCTTTCGGTTTTCTTCCGTACAACCCCGCACACACGAAATACTGGCAAAACTATTAGCCGCAGGCGTGCAGCATCATTTGGTACATGAAAAGCTAAACGATACCAACACCGCAAGTCGGTTACGACTGCAAGGCTATGCGATGAGCGAAAAAATGGAAATCATGGAAGACTACCAAGTAGCCATCATTTCTCTTTCCAAAGAGGAGCTCGCCAAATACGATTACCAAAAAGGAGATACTGACAACCTAGCAAACAATTGCCTCTCTATAAGGGGAATGAAAGCTGCCATTGTATTTTCAGAACGCGATGGGATCATGAAAATATCGTTCCGGTCCAAGGGGCAAGAAAACCCTGTCAATGTACTTGCCTCAGAGCATTTCAACGGGGGTGGGCATGCCAATGCCGCAGGCGGAATGAGCGAATCATCGGTAACAGAAACATTGGACAAGATCAAAAGCTTAATCCCTGAGTATTTTTCTGCTAACTAA
- a CDS encoding 3-ketoacyl-ACP reductase, whose product MSSLKNKKAIITGGSRGLGKATALAFAKEGIDVAITGRNEKALKETVAELEAFGVQAIYSVFDVGNYDEVKSSIKQMVDSLGTVDILVNNAGIAAIGSFNDMEVSQWAEIIQTNVMGMYYVTKEVLPYLIAKNEGDIFNVSSTAGLNGNPNVSAYSASKFAVIGMSESLMKEVRKNNIRVITLTPSTIESDMTIGLGIANEGSQENVLQPEDFAELILAGLKLPRRAMLKSAALWSTNP is encoded by the coding sequence ATGAGCAGTTTAAAAAATAAAAAAGCGATTATAACAGGCGGCAGCAGAGGGCTTGGAAAAGCAACCGCCTTGGCATTTGCCAAAGAAGGAATTGACGTTGCCATTACGGGCAGAAACGAGAAGGCGTTGAAAGAAACCGTTGCCGAATTAGAAGCATTTGGGGTTCAGGCAATCTATTCCGTATTCGATGTGGGCAATTACGACGAAGTAAAAAGCAGCATCAAGCAAATGGTAGATAGCTTAGGCACAGTTGATATCTTGGTCAATAATGCGGGGATTGCCGCTATTGGCTCTTTTAACGATATGGAAGTTAGCCAATGGGCTGAGATCATCCAGACCAATGTGATGGGGATGTACTATGTAACTAAGGAAGTATTACCCTACCTCATAGCCAAGAACGAAGGTGATATTTTTAATGTCTCTTCTACAGCAGGGTTAAATGGAAACCCAAACGTATCTGCCTACTCTGCTTCTAAATTTGCAGTAATAGGCATGTCCGAGTCCTTAATGAAAGAGGTGCGCAAAAATAATATCAGGGTGATTACCTTGACCCCAAGCACCATAGAATCTGATATGACCATTGGATTGGGTATTGCAAATGAAGGGTCTCAAGAAAACGTTTTACAGCCAGAGGACTTCGCAGAACTAATTCTTGCAGGCTTAAAGCTGCCAAGAAGGGCAATGCTCAAAAGTGCAGCTTTGTGGTCTACCAACCCATAA